From one Papio anubis isolate 15944 chromosome 12, Panubis1.0, whole genome shotgun sequence genomic stretch:
- the GAL3ST3 gene encoding galactose-3-O-sulfotransferase 3, producing MPPILQRLQQATKMMSRRKILLLVLGCSTVSLLIHQGAQLSWYPKLFPLSCPPLRNSPPRPKHMTVAFLKTHKTAGTTVQNILFRFAERHNLTVALPHPSCEHQFCYPRNFSAHFVHPATRPPHVLASHLRFDRAELERLMPPGTVYVTILREPAAMFESLFSYYNQYCPAFRRVPNASLEAFLRTPEAYYRAGEHFAMFAHNTLAYDLGGDNERSPRDDAAYLAGLIRQVEEVFSLVMIAEYFDESLVLLRRLLAWDLDDVLYAKLNARAASSRLAAIPAALARAARTWNALDAGLYDHFNATFWRRVARAGRACVEREARELREARQRLLRRCFGDEPVLRPAAQIRTKQLQPWQPSRKVDIMGYDLPGGGAGPATEACLKLAMPEVQYSNYLLRKQKRRGGARARPEPVLDNPPPRPIRVLPRGPQGP from the exons ATGCCACCCATCCTCCAGCGCCTGCAGCAGGCCACCAAGATGATGAGCCGCCGGAAAATCCTGCTGCTGGTGCTAGGGTGCAGCACCGTAAGCCTTCTCATCCACCAGGGGGCGCAGCTCAGCTG GTACCCCAAGCTGTTCCCCTTGAGCTGCCCTCCTCTGCGAAACTCGCCGCCGCGCCCCAAGCACATGACCGTGGCCTTCCTGAAGACTCACAAGACGGCAGGCACGACGGTGCAGAACATCCTGTTCCGCTTTGCCGAGCGCCACAATCTGACGGTGGCCCTGCCGCACCCAAGCTGCGAGCACCAGTTCTGCTACCCGCGCAACTTCTCGGCGCACTTCGTGCACCCGGCCACGCGGCCGCCGCACGTGCTGGCCAGCCACCTGCGCTTCGACCGTGCAGAGCTGGAGCGCCTCATGCCGCCCGGCACCGTCTATGTCACCATCCTTCGCGAACCGGCCGCCATGTTCGAGTCGCTCTTCAGTTACTACAACCAGTACTGCCCGGCCTTCCGGCGCGTGCCCAACGCCTCGCTCGAGGCCTTCCTGCGCACGCCCGAGGCCTACTACCGCGCCGGCGAGCACTTCGCCATGTTCGCACACAACACGCTGGCCTACGACCTGGGCGGCGACAATGAGCGCAGCCCGCGCGACGACGCCGCCTACCTGGCGGGCCTCATCCGCCAGGTGGAGGAGGTTTTCTCGCTCGTCATGATCGCCGAGTACTTCGACGAGTCGCTAGTGCTGCTGCGGCGCCTGCTGGCCTGGGACCTGGACGACGTGCTCTACGCCAAGCTCAACGCGCGCGCCGCCAGCTCGCGCCTGGCCGCCATCCCCGCGGCGCTGGCGCGGGCGGCGCGCACCTGGAACGCCCTGGACGCCGGCCTCTACGACCACTTCAACGCCACCTTCTGGCGCCGCGTGGCGCGCGCCGGCCGCGCGTGCGTGGAGCGCGAGGCTCGCGAGCTGCGCGAGGCCCGCCAGCGCCTACTGCGGCGCTGCTTCGGGGACGAGCCAGTGCTGCGGCCTGCCGCGCAGATCCGCACCAAGCAGCTGCAGCCGTGGCAGCCCAGCCGCAAAGTGGACATTATGGGCTACGACCTGCCCGGCGGCGGCGCCGGCCCGGCCACCGAGGCCTGCCTCAAGCTGGCCATGCCCGAGGTCCAGTACTCGAACTACCTGCTGCGCAAGCAGAAGCGCCGGGGCGGTGCGCGGGCTCGGCCCGAGCCGGTCCTGGATAATCCCCCGCCTCGGCCCATCCGAGTGCTGCCTCGCGGGCCTCAGGGTCCCTGA